In Actinoplanes sp. NBC_00393, a single genomic region encodes these proteins:
- a CDS encoding M6 family metalloprotease domain-containing protein: MTVRRLLSALSVTALAVAGALTVTPASAAPPGGVDPDTPWRMRHWPQTQPWQVDEAATLAHSGGPQPIDPQRYELPDTMTWSDYKPVPGTDWANPAVRGSERNFRGALVLVDYPNQPFVVTQPANSTIYGNPSGVQNLNRSEVPAFYRDFLNKPGALNRGHTIHEYWMEDSNGRFGIELGAFGVYQMPADSHEYGIEASMQRGMGCPGDDVCGRNLRTDARAAWIAAVGEAEAATYDFVFYLSAGQDESATWQEFGQMKFTTKEDVTEEFGPPDDSLPNWNATRYVEWTSWQASANIWPNATQGSSLQAESSGMSTYAHEFSHILGIGDNYNNPYSVPPRRDYSGPWEMLSRGTFNGPGGPHSRWLIPGTAGSSMGAQHMLRNKMKLGIVDDDAVLKLSRDALARSGVVVTRVTARAIDPDGRRLAGINVTLDGGDRSPTCDPAADPYCDGGGYDNYTLEVVDRIGFDSFTPDSGVLLAKTKNADNAPFIWTIDANPQDIDKVDFVLPDGTPQKMTIGDYRQLSDALFHAGTGSGSLFEYTDTANRLHFYVLDRKKDRKGVLSYEVAVRSLDGAGPSARGVKAWPATARTGSSGWARCEIPIRNTGRSADVLRVTAPGAVLPRAVVGVAGGRSSSVEVYVQGAAKVPVTIASESNPAAKATTSCTVRR; this comes from the coding sequence CGACCCGGACACGCCGTGGCGGATGCGGCACTGGCCGCAGACCCAGCCGTGGCAGGTCGACGAGGCCGCCACGCTGGCGCATTCCGGTGGGCCGCAGCCGATCGACCCGCAACGGTACGAGTTGCCGGACACGATGACCTGGTCGGACTACAAGCCGGTGCCCGGCACCGACTGGGCGAACCCGGCGGTGCGGGGTTCGGAACGCAACTTCCGCGGTGCTCTGGTGCTGGTCGACTATCCGAACCAGCCGTTCGTGGTCACCCAGCCGGCGAACTCCACGATCTACGGCAACCCGTCCGGCGTACAGAATCTGAATCGCTCCGAGGTCCCGGCCTTCTACCGGGACTTCCTCAACAAGCCGGGCGCGCTGAACCGGGGTCACACCATCCACGAGTACTGGATGGAGGACTCGAACGGGCGCTTCGGCATCGAGCTGGGCGCGTTCGGGGTGTACCAGATGCCGGCCGACAGCCACGAGTACGGCATCGAGGCCTCGATGCAGCGTGGCATGGGCTGCCCGGGCGACGACGTGTGCGGGCGCAACCTGCGCACCGACGCGCGTGCCGCCTGGATCGCCGCGGTCGGTGAGGCCGAGGCGGCCACCTACGACTTCGTGTTCTATCTGTCGGCCGGGCAGGACGAGTCGGCCACCTGGCAGGAGTTCGGCCAGATGAAGTTCACCACCAAGGAGGACGTCACCGAGGAGTTCGGCCCGCCGGACGACTCGCTGCCGAACTGGAACGCGACCCGCTACGTCGAGTGGACCTCCTGGCAGGCCTCGGCGAACATCTGGCCGAACGCCACGCAGGGCAGCTCGCTGCAGGCGGAGAGTTCGGGCATGTCGACGTACGCCCACGAGTTCAGCCACATCCTCGGCATCGGCGACAACTACAACAATCCGTACAGCGTCCCGCCGCGCCGCGACTACAGCGGGCCGTGGGAGATGCTGAGCCGGGGCACCTTCAACGGGCCCGGCGGGCCGCACAGCCGGTGGCTGATCCCGGGCACCGCAGGCTCGTCGATGGGCGCGCAGCACATGCTGCGCAACAAGATGAAACTCGGCATCGTCGACGACGACGCCGTGCTGAAACTGTCGCGCGACGCGCTCGCCCGGTCCGGTGTCGTGGTGACCCGGGTGACGGCACGCGCGATCGATCCGGACGGCCGCCGGCTCGCCGGGATCAACGTGACCCTGGACGGCGGCGACCGCAGCCCCACCTGCGATCCCGCGGCGGACCCGTACTGCGACGGTGGTGGCTACGACAACTACACCCTCGAAGTGGTCGACCGGATCGGCTTCGACTCGTTCACCCCGGACTCCGGTGTGCTGCTGGCCAAGACCAAGAACGCGGACAACGCGCCGTTCATCTGGACCATCGACGCCAACCCGCAGGACATCGACAAGGTCGACTTCGTGCTGCCGGACGGGACACCGCAGAAGATGACCATCGGCGACTACCGGCAGCTGTCCGACGCGCTGTTCCACGCCGGCACCGGCTCGGGCAGCCTGTTCGAGTACACGGACACGGCGAACCGGCTGCACTTCTACGTTCTGGATCGCAAGAAGGACCGCAAGGGCGTGCTTTCGTACGAGGTGGCGGTGCGTTCCCTCGACGGCGCCGGACCGTCCGCCCGCGGGGTGAAGGCGTGGCCGGCCACGGCCCGTACCGGCTCCTCGGGCTGGGCGCGGTGCGAGATCCCGATCCGCAACACCGGCCGCAGCGCCGACGTCTTGCGGGTCACGGCGCCGGGCGCTGTGCTGCCGCGGGCGGTCGTCGGCGTGGCCGGTGGCCGCTCGTCCTCGGTGGAGGTCTACGTCCAGGGCGCCGCGAAGGTGCCGGTCACGATCGCCTCCGAGAGCAACCCGGCGGCGAAGGCGACCACCTCATGCACGGTGCGGCGCTGA
- a CDS encoding FAD binding domain-containing protein, with protein sequence MRTAAVEYIAATSVDEVLAALADGGTSVLAGGQSLVPVVTRAGAPPCRLVDINRVEGLGTLAEVDGYLRVGALVRHRTFESDVVGGPLGDLLRVVVRHIGHPPIRARGTMLGSLAYAHPAAEWPAMAVTVGARLVLQGPDGRRTVPADSFFTAPFRTTRRPEELLVEAQLPVLPDGTGIGYAEDRRTTIYPQAAVMAAITVTDGEVSAAAMCLVNSGPYPVRAACAEHALFGTTLSDTAIAAAAQIAAERDTRLLDEDASRPGRRRAYEVLARRALRHAREGAGRCG encoded by the coding sequence ATGAGGACTGCAGCTGTGGAGTACATCGCCGCGACAAGCGTCGATGAGGTGCTCGCCGCGCTCGCGGACGGGGGAACGTCGGTGCTGGCCGGAGGCCAGAGTCTCGTCCCGGTGGTGACCCGGGCCGGCGCGCCACCGTGCCGGCTGGTGGACATCAACCGGGTCGAGGGACTCGGCACGCTGGCCGAGGTGGACGGATACCTGCGCGTCGGAGCGCTGGTGCGGCACCGCACGTTCGAATCCGACGTGGTCGGCGGGCCCCTCGGTGACCTGCTGCGGGTAGTGGTGCGCCACATCGGGCATCCGCCCATCCGGGCCCGGGGGACGATGCTGGGAAGCCTCGCGTACGCGCATCCCGCGGCCGAATGGCCCGCCATGGCGGTCACCGTCGGGGCCCGACTGGTGCTGCAGGGCCCGGACGGGCGGCGCACGGTTCCGGCGGACAGCTTCTTCACGGCGCCGTTCCGCACCACCCGCAGGCCCGAAGAATTACTGGTCGAAGCGCAGCTGCCGGTGCTGCCGGACGGGACCGGCATCGGGTACGCGGAGGACCGGCGTACCACGATCTATCCCCAGGCGGCCGTGATGGCGGCGATCACGGTGACCGACGGCGAGGTCAGCGCGGCGGCGATGTGCCTGGTGAACTCGGGGCCGTACCCGGTGCGGGCCGCCTGCGCCGAGCATGCCCTGTTCGGCACCACACTCTCGGACACTGCCATCGCCGCAGCCGCGCAGATCGCGGCGGAGAGGGACACCCGCCTGCTCGACGAGGACGCCAGCCGGCCGGGACGACGGCGTGCTTACGAGGTTCTGGCCCGCCGGGCGCTGCGCCATGCCCGGGAAGGAGCCGGCCGGTGCGGGTGA
- a CDS encoding VOC family protein: MLRKIDCVLVRVPDLTAAADFYTGVFGLRPLWRDASSVGMGMPDTDAEVVLHTMDLPADRSVHYLVDNVPDAVRTCQSAGCVVREPPFEIAIGLCAVVQDPFGNVVCLLDMSKGPRAS, encoded by the coding sequence ATGTTGCGGAAGATCGACTGCGTGCTGGTGCGCGTTCCTGATCTGACGGCGGCCGCCGACTTCTACACCGGGGTGTTCGGTCTGCGGCCGCTGTGGCGCGACGCGTCCTCGGTCGGCATGGGTATGCCGGACACCGACGCGGAAGTCGTGCTGCACACCATGGACCTGCCGGCAGATCGCAGCGTGCACTACCTGGTCGACAACGTGCCCGACGCCGTCCGGACGTGTCAGTCGGCGGGGTGCGTTGTCCGCGAGCCGCCGTTCGAGATAGCGATCGGCTTGTGCGCCGTGGTGCAGGACCCGTTCGGCAACGTGGTGTGCCTGCTGGACATGAGCAAGGGGCCTAGAGCGAGCTGA
- a CDS encoding HAD-IC family P-type ATPase, with protein MTTLHTQAERPAGLTSAQVAAARERGETNAVPSAASRRYWTILRANLFTLFNNFLYVIGLSLLAMGRTKDAVVSVGLGLLNSLIGSVQEIRAKQKLDRLKLLHRAPCRVVRDGVEQQVPPEEIVRGDLVRVAAGDQIAVDGPVTAGDRLEVDESALTGEADPVLKGVGDRLHSGTVVLGGSAYQTAEAVGAASTAGTLTTTAKSWQPDPTPMQWRIDAIVRLIMLTVALMSAAVLANSALKGLSLVEVVQTAAVLSGLVPYGLFFLITISYAVGAAAIARRGALIQQISAVEALCSVDVLCTDKTGTLTTGRMRLDRVQPLDGYDLAEVRRLLGAAVEGLTTRNHTVDALAPALPSAPSDRREQVPFSPERRWSAVNGYVLGAVEALSPAFPAEANLQMYAELDALTRQGLRVLLFAATVDPDAGFADHAGAPALPALTPLALVALRDEPRDGVAETLERLRGEGVTVKIISGDDPRTVAVLARSLGLGDGDPLTGAELEAMTPAAFDDAVARGTVFGRVSPRTKERMLGSLRRQGRYTAMIGDGVNDIPSLKKAHVGVALGSGNSVACDVADVVLLDDSFDALAPAQQQGRRIVTGIATSMYLYLARVSTSILIIIGVAILGLGFPYEPSQVALVLFTVGLPTMLLTAWADPEPPNPHLIGSLARFVAPAAIVTAVFGVAVYATLYEFVTGLPDKHVPDHLVARFEEFTGLLSTNATFLEQAATVVAQTGLTVFTSFAAFLLILFLKPPARLFAAWTPVVRDKRPALLVAVLVALFCGILATPLFSNYFGLFPDVAAFVVAGLALPPWFLLLTAVWRYDLLSRMIGFHRAPERD; from the coding sequence ATGACGACACTGCACACGCAGGCCGAGCGGCCGGCCGGGCTGACATCGGCGCAGGTGGCGGCGGCTCGGGAGCGCGGCGAGACCAACGCGGTGCCGTCGGCGGCGTCCCGGCGGTACTGGACGATTCTGCGGGCGAACCTGTTCACCCTGTTCAACAACTTCCTGTACGTCATCGGCCTGTCCCTGCTAGCGATGGGTCGCACCAAGGACGCCGTCGTCAGCGTCGGCCTCGGGCTGCTCAACTCGCTGATCGGCTCGGTGCAGGAGATCCGCGCCAAGCAGAAACTCGACCGGCTCAAGCTGCTGCACCGGGCGCCCTGCCGGGTCGTCCGGGACGGCGTCGAGCAGCAGGTGCCGCCCGAGGAGATCGTCCGCGGCGACCTGGTCCGGGTCGCCGCCGGCGACCAGATCGCCGTGGACGGGCCGGTCACCGCCGGTGACCGGCTGGAGGTCGACGAGTCCGCGCTGACCGGCGAGGCCGACCCGGTGCTCAAGGGCGTCGGTGACCGGCTGCATTCGGGCACGGTCGTGCTCGGCGGATCGGCGTACCAGACGGCCGAGGCGGTCGGCGCGGCCAGCACCGCGGGAACGCTGACCACCACGGCCAAGTCGTGGCAACCGGATCCGACACCGATGCAGTGGCGCATCGACGCGATCGTCCGGCTGATCATGCTGACCGTGGCGCTGATGAGCGCGGCGGTGCTGGCCAACTCCGCGCTCAAGGGGCTCTCGCTCGTCGAGGTGGTCCAGACCGCGGCGGTGCTGTCCGGACTCGTACCCTATGGGCTCTTCTTTCTGATCACCATTTCGTACGCGGTGGGCGCGGCCGCCATCGCCCGGCGCGGAGCACTGATCCAGCAGATCAGCGCCGTCGAGGCGCTGTGCAGCGTCGACGTGCTGTGCACTGACAAGACCGGAACCCTGACCACCGGGCGGATGCGCCTGGACCGCGTGCAGCCGCTCGACGGGTACGACCTTGCGGAGGTGCGGCGGCTGCTCGGGGCCGCCGTCGAGGGCCTGACGACCCGCAACCACACCGTCGACGCGCTGGCTCCGGCCCTGCCCAGCGCGCCGTCGGATCGCCGCGAGCAGGTCCCGTTCTCCCCGGAACGCCGGTGGAGCGCGGTCAACGGCTACGTCCTGGGAGCGGTGGAAGCGTTGAGCCCGGCGTTTCCCGCCGAGGCGAACCTGCAGATGTACGCCGAACTGGACGCCCTCACCCGGCAAGGGCTACGGGTGCTGCTGTTCGCCGCGACCGTGGACCCCGACGCCGGGTTCGCCGACCACGCCGGTGCGCCCGCCCTCCCCGCGCTGACCCCGCTGGCCCTGGTCGCCCTGCGCGACGAGCCCCGCGACGGCGTCGCCGAAACCCTCGAGCGTCTGCGCGGCGAGGGCGTCACCGTGAAGATCATCTCCGGCGACGACCCGCGGACGGTGGCCGTCCTGGCCCGCAGCCTCGGGCTCGGCGACGGCGACCCGCTCACCGGGGCCGAACTGGAGGCGATGACCCCGGCGGCGTTCGACGACGCGGTAGCCCGCGGCACGGTGTTCGGCCGGGTCAGCCCGCGCACGAAGGAGCGGATGCTGGGCAGCCTGCGCCGGCAGGGCCGCTACACCGCGATGATCGGCGACGGCGTCAACGACATCCCGTCGCTGAAGAAGGCCCACGTCGGCGTGGCGCTGGGCAGCGGCAACAGCGTGGCCTGCGACGTCGCCGACGTGGTGCTGCTCGACGACTCCTTCGACGCGCTGGCGCCGGCCCAGCAGCAGGGCCGGCGGATCGTCACCGGCATCGCCACGTCGATGTACCTCTACCTGGCCCGGGTCAGCACCTCCATCCTCATCATCATCGGCGTCGCTATCCTCGGGCTCGGCTTTCCCTACGAGCCGTCGCAGGTGGCACTGGTGCTGTTCACCGTCGGCCTGCCCACGATGCTGCTCACCGCCTGGGCCGACCCCGAGCCGCCGAACCCGCACCTGATCGGATCGCTGGCCCGGTTCGTGGCCCCTGCGGCGATCGTCACCGCAGTGTTCGGCGTCGCCGTCTACGCCACCCTGTACGAATTCGTCACCGGCCTGCCCGACAAGCACGTGCCCGACCATCTGGTCGCCCGGTTCGAGGAGTTCACCGGCCTGCTCAGCACCAACGCCACGTTCCTCGAGCAGGCGGCCACGGTCGTCGCGCAGACCGGCCTGACCGTGTTCACCTCGTTCGCCGCGTTCCTGCTGATCCTCTTCCTGAAGCCGCCGGCCCGCCTGTTCGCGGCCTGGACGCCGGTGGTCCGCGACAAACGCCCCGCGCTCCTGGTCGCTGTACTCGTCGCCCTCTTCTGCGGCATCCTCGCCACGCCGCTGTTCTCCAACTACTTCGGCCTGTTCCCGGACGTCGCCGCCTTCGTCGTCGCCGGCCTGGCCCTGCCACCCTGGTTCCTGCTGCTGACCGCCGTCTGGCGCTACGACCTGCTGAGCCGCATGATCGGCTTCCACCGCGCACCCGAGCGGGACTGA
- a CDS encoding histone deacetylase: MCSARLRYYLSGGCPPGARRVLPGCRDTREPAAIRPLMLPGGIYFALNSSQWTGGVALYDPHLPGATAARAYLLTAGQFADVVAQEMRREPGIDLDSILTSGTAQLGPGPYETLVHTGEHDGHPVLTFTAPWAAGDVSTTSPAAPYLAVLADGLREAHGWSADRIVGYLATRPGIAGAWTVDQLRDVVTSAPHRA, from the coding sequence ATGTGCTCGGCGCGGCTGCGTTACTACCTGTCCGGTGGCTGCCCGCCGGGCGCACGCCGGGTCCTGCCGGGATGCCGGGACACCCGCGAGCCCGCCGCGATCCGGCCGCTGATGCTGCCGGGCGGCATCTACTTCGCCCTGAACTCCAGCCAGTGGACCGGCGGCGTGGCCCTCTACGACCCGCACCTTCCCGGCGCCACCGCGGCCCGCGCCTACCTGCTGACAGCCGGGCAGTTCGCCGACGTGGTGGCCCAGGAGATGCGCCGCGAACCCGGCATCGACCTGGACAGCATCCTGACCTCGGGCACCGCCCAGCTGGGACCCGGCCCGTACGAGACGCTCGTGCACACCGGCGAGCACGACGGCCATCCGGTGCTCACCTTCACCGCGCCGTGGGCGGCCGGCGACGTGAGCACCACGTCACCGGCCGCGCCGTACCTGGCGGTGCTCGCCGACGGCCTGCGCGAGGCACACGGCTGGTCCGCCGACCGCATCGTCGGCTACCTCGCCACCCGCCCCGGCATCGCCGGCGCATGGACCGTGGACCAGCTGCGGGACGTGGTCACCTCAGCGCCGCACCGTGCATGA
- a CDS encoding galactose-binding domain-containing protein: protein MAVTRRTLLSSVALGSAAALLEGTAPARAASPVGDVVGKVSVGYQGWFACPGDGAPIGGWWHWSRDRFQPPSPSNTTIVSWPDLRDFTRTYPTAYPNLGNGQPAALFSSYDQQTVDTHFNWMRDYGIDTAALQRFNPTGDEGPTRDAMTQKVRAAAERTGRKFYIMYDVTGWTGMQSQIKTDWTSKMSAHTASSAYARQNGKPVVCIWGFGFNDDGRPFTPAQCLDVVTWFKAQGCYVIGGVPTYWREGKNDSRTGFLDVYHAFHMISPWMVGRTGDLAGLDWFYTNVNAGDQADCNAHGIDYQPCVLPGDLSSGHRRHGDFYWRSVYNMVRLGAQGLYVSMFDEFNEGNQIAKTAETAASVPAGAGIRALDEDGTFCSADYYLRITTDAGKMLKGQIPLTSVRPTQPTTGTAQGDLAAGRAASASSVNGPYAPSNAVDASTGTYWESSGALPQWFQVDLGAAYAAKSLVMRLPAGWERRTQTVTVQGSIDGSSLSTLAGAAGYVFDPGSGNAATVTLSGTTIRYVRLSFTANTGWPAAQLAQLQVYGDDAPTTPPPVTDLARGRSATASSQVQAYGPGHAVDGDAGSYWESANNAFPQWLQVDLGAAVTVGRVVLKLPPSWGARTQTLAISGSMDGSTFTTLSGASARVFNPGSGNTVTVGFAATSTRYLRVTATGNTGWPAGQLSALEAYPS from the coding sequence ATGGCCGTCACTCGCCGTACCCTGCTGTCCTCTGTCGCTCTCGGCTCCGCGGCCGCCCTGCTCGAAGGCACCGCACCGGCTCGCGCGGCGTCCCCCGTCGGCGATGTGGTCGGCAAGGTCAGCGTCGGCTACCAGGGCTGGTTCGCCTGTCCCGGCGACGGCGCGCCGATCGGCGGCTGGTGGCACTGGAGCCGCGACCGCTTCCAGCCGCCGTCGCCCAGCAACACGACGATCGTGTCCTGGCCGGACCTGCGCGATTTCACGCGCACGTACCCGACGGCGTACCCGAATCTCGGCAACGGCCAGCCTGCCGCGCTGTTCTCGTCCTACGACCAGCAGACGGTGGACACGCACTTCAACTGGATGCGGGACTACGGCATCGACACCGCCGCGCTGCAGCGGTTCAACCCGACCGGGGACGAGGGCCCGACCCGCGACGCCATGACGCAGAAAGTGCGGGCCGCGGCCGAGCGCACCGGCCGCAAGTTCTACATCATGTACGACGTGACCGGCTGGACCGGTATGCAGTCGCAGATCAAGACCGACTGGACGTCGAAGATGTCGGCGCACACCGCGTCCAGCGCGTACGCGAGGCAGAACGGCAAACCGGTCGTCTGCATCTGGGGTTTCGGCTTCAACGACGACGGCCGCCCGTTCACCCCGGCCCAGTGCCTCGACGTGGTCACCTGGTTCAAGGCGCAGGGCTGCTACGTGATCGGCGGCGTCCCCACCTACTGGCGGGAGGGAAAGAACGACAGCCGCACCGGCTTCCTCGACGTCTACCACGCCTTCCACATGATCTCGCCGTGGATGGTCGGCCGCACCGGCGACCTGGCCGGGCTCGACTGGTTCTACACCAACGTCAACGCGGGCGACCAGGCCGACTGCAACGCGCACGGCATCGACTATCAGCCCTGCGTGCTGCCCGGCGACCTGTCCTCGGGCCACCGCCGGCACGGCGACTTCTACTGGCGCAGCGTCTACAACATGGTCCGGCTCGGCGCGCAGGGCCTCTACGTGTCCATGTTCGACGAGTTCAACGAGGGCAACCAGATCGCCAAGACCGCCGAGACGGCCGCGTCCGTGCCCGCCGGCGCCGGCATCCGCGCGCTCGACGAGGACGGCACGTTCTGCTCCGCCGACTACTACCTGCGGATCACCACGGACGCGGGGAAAATGCTCAAAGGACAAATTCCGCTGACTTCCGTACGCCCGACGCAGCCGACAACCGGAACCGCGCAGGGAGACCTCGCCGCAGGTAGGGCGGCGAGCGCGAGCAGCGTGAACGGTCCCTACGCCCCGTCGAACGCCGTCGACGCGAGCACCGGCACCTACTGGGAGTCCAGCGGCGCGCTCCCGCAGTGGTTCCAGGTCGACCTGGGTGCTGCGTACGCTGCGAAAAGCCTGGTCATGCGCCTGCCCGCCGGCTGGGAGAGGCGTACGCAGACGGTCACGGTGCAGGGCAGCATCGACGGCTCGAGCCTCAGCACGCTCGCCGGCGCCGCCGGCTACGTCTTCGATCCCGGTTCCGGCAACGCGGCGACGGTCACGCTTTCCGGCACCACCATCCGGTACGTGCGGCTCAGCTTCACGGCCAACACCGGCTGGCCGGCGGCCCAGCTCGCCCAACTTCAGGTGTACGGCGATGACGCCCCGACCACCCCGCCGCCCGTCACCGACCTGGCGCGGGGCAGGAGTGCCACCGCCAGCAGCCAGGTCCAGGCGTACGGGCCGGGCCACGCGGTCGACGGCGACGCGGGCAGCTACTGGGAGAGCGCGAACAACGCGTTCCCGCAGTGGCTCCAGGTGGATCTGGGCGCGGCCGTCACGGTCGGGCGGGTCGTGCTGAAGCTTCCGCCGTCGTGGGGTGCGCGCACCCAGACGCTCGCGATCTCGGGAAGCATGGACGGGTCCACGTTCACCACACTGTCCGGGGCTTCCGCCCGGGTGTTCAATCCCGGCTCCGGCAACACGGTGACGGTCGGCTTCGCGGCCACCTCGACCCGGTATCTGCGGGTCACCGCGACCGGGAACACCGGCTGGCCGGCGGGGCAGCTGTCGGCGCTGGAGGCGTACCCGAGCTGA
- a CDS encoding DUF2071 domain-containing protein: MDLRVTAAAAGVLGLAAVTELVLRRRRPRTAHGRYANWIHPGGLLARPAQALANSRAARAMCELFPVPAMLSDVTDVVYVNYAVPAGRLQPLVPAGLGLQRVGPGGEWAVLTFLTYRHGHLGPALLGPLRRLLHSPVQTNWRIYVHDPHTGHAGVHFITTAINHFAYALGARLLCEAMPMHLLHHAAVETVGDATVQLRLDPGHGSAPDAHALLTLTRRPSAGPWNPAFATYEDMLKYVVHQDRALSVQPWHRWITRQEIQLDLTPEGCESLAGPVRSESAQTLIGDAEPFSFYVRRVAFRFDSEQHDNLAG, translated from the coding sequence GTGGATCTTCGCGTGACGGCGGCAGCGGCCGGTGTGCTGGGGCTCGCGGCGGTGACCGAGCTGGTGTTGCGCCGACGCCGGCCGCGGACCGCCCACGGCCGCTACGCCAACTGGATCCATCCGGGCGGCCTGCTGGCCAGGCCCGCACAGGCGCTCGCCAACAGCCGCGCCGCCCGGGCGATGTGCGAACTGTTCCCTGTTCCGGCGATGCTCAGCGACGTCACCGACGTGGTGTACGTCAACTACGCCGTCCCGGCCGGCCGCCTTCAGCCGCTCGTGCCCGCGGGCCTGGGGTTGCAGCGCGTCGGACCCGGCGGTGAGTGGGCGGTCTTGACCTTCCTCACCTACCGGCACGGGCATCTCGGTCCCGCCCTGCTCGGACCGCTCCGCCGGCTGCTGCACTCGCCCGTCCAGACCAACTGGCGCATCTACGTCCACGATCCGCACACCGGCCACGCCGGCGTCCACTTCATCACGACCGCGATCAACCATTTCGCGTACGCGCTCGGCGCGCGCCTGTTGTGCGAGGCGATGCCCATGCACCTGCTGCACCACGCCGCAGTGGAAACGGTCGGCGATGCCACGGTCCAGCTCCGCCTGGACCCCGGGCACGGCAGCGCCCCCGACGCACATGCACTGCTGACGCTGACGCGTCGCCCGTCAGCCGGCCCGTGGAATCCCGCCTTCGCCACCTACGAGGACATGCTCAAGTACGTCGTGCACCAGGATCGCGCGCTGTCGGTCCAGCCATGGCACCGCTGGATCACCCGTCAGGAGATCCAGCTCGACCTGACACCGGAGGGTTGCGAGTCCCTCGCCGGGCCTGTCCGCTCAGAATCGGCGCAGACGCTGATCGGCGACGCCGAGCCGTTCAGCTTCTACGTCCGCAGGGTCGCGTTCCGCTTCGACAGCGAACAACACGACAACCTCGCCGGCTGA
- a CDS encoding FUSC family protein: MRLITYLSHPRTALLARWGRIPGLRTAKVTLAAVLAYVVADSLNTSAAPILAPLTAILVVQLTVFQTVTESLQRILSVLAGVLVAVALATMVGLNWWSLGAVVAVTLVLGQVLRLGPHTLEVPISAMLVLAVGGAAAPQAAAGRVYETLIGAVVGIAVNSAIAPPVHVGPAGAAVSGLATQLAEFMRALATELRAGWSRHVAQNWLTAARGLSAPVLAADRALVQAEQSAVLNPRGAEVRLAQPRLRTALTAIEYCSIVIRTLCREIFDRTFYLPPELDSEAYSPAARDALADVLDGAAAAMDELAAVAAGAEPLEAARARVAQRLDELHRRRDLLGRLLLVDPHTDAAAWQQHGALLTAVDRLRVEIEAAARPAVEPWRPPLFTAAPRRAARRVVSAAEEAMPVVTDRSRQAVRRVMDVAAEAATEAAANLATPDPQAARSRTAGAGATSPTEQAAFRAAAESLAEQETEADRAAGRD, from the coding sequence ATGCGCCTCATCACCTATCTGAGCCATCCCCGGACGGCCCTGCTGGCCCGGTGGGGACGGATCCCCGGGCTGCGCACCGCCAAGGTCACTCTGGCCGCCGTGCTGGCCTACGTCGTCGCCGACTCGCTGAACACCAGCGCGGCGCCGATCCTCGCGCCGCTGACCGCCATCCTCGTGGTGCAGCTCACCGTGTTCCAGACGGTCACCGAAAGTCTGCAGCGCATCCTCAGCGTGCTGGCCGGCGTCCTGGTCGCGGTCGCGCTGGCCACCATGGTCGGGCTGAACTGGTGGAGTCTCGGCGCCGTGGTGGCAGTCACGCTCGTACTCGGTCAGGTTCTGCGGTTGGGGCCGCACACCCTGGAGGTGCCCATCAGCGCAATGCTCGTCCTGGCAGTCGGTGGTGCTGCGGCGCCGCAGGCGGCCGCCGGCCGGGTGTACGAAACCCTCATCGGCGCAGTCGTCGGCATCGCGGTGAACTCCGCGATCGCGCCGCCGGTGCACGTCGGACCGGCCGGCGCGGCTGTCTCCGGCCTGGCCACCCAGCTGGCGGAGTTCATGCGCGCGCTGGCCACGGAACTGCGCGCCGGCTGGTCGCGTCACGTCGCGCAGAACTGGCTCACGGCCGCCCGGGGCCTGAGCGCACCGGTGCTGGCGGCCGACCGCGCGCTCGTGCAGGCCGAACAGAGCGCCGTGCTCAACCCGCGCGGCGCGGAGGTGCGCCTGGCCCAGCCGCGGCTGCGCACCGCCCTCACCGCCATCGAATACTGCAGCATCGTCATCCGCACGCTGTGCCGGGAGATCTTCGACCGGACGTTCTACCTGCCGCCGGAGCTCGACAGCGAGGCCTACTCCCCGGCAGCCCGCGACGCCCTCGCCGACGTGCTCGACGGCGCTGCCGCCGCCATGGACGAACTCGCCGCCGTTGCCGCAGGCGCCGAGCCGCTCGAAGCCGCCCGCGCCCGGGTGGCGCAGCGGCTCGACGAACTGCACCGCCGGCGCGACCTGCTGGGCCGGCTGCTGCTGGTGGACCCGCACACCGACGCCGCGGCCTGGCAGCAGCACGGCGCTCTGCTCACCGCGGTGGACCGGCTGCGGGTCGAAATCGAGGCGGCGGCCCGTCCCGCTGTCGAACCGTGGCGGCCACCGCTGTTCACCGCCGCGCCCCGGCGGGCCGCGCGGCGCGTCGTCAGCGCCGCCGAGGAGGCCATGCCTGTGGTCACGGATCGGTCCCGGCAGGCGGTGCGGCGGGTGATGGACGTTGCGGCGGAGGCCGCCACCGAGGCCGCGGCCAACCTGGCCACCCCTGATCCGCAGGCCGCACGCAGCCGCACCGCGGGCGCCGGCGCGACCTCGCCGACCGAGCAGGCGGCCTTCCGGGCCGCCGCGGAGTCCCTCGCGGAGCAAGAGACGGAGGCCGACCGGGCCGCCGGTCGAGACTGA